The nucleotide sequence gagtatcaccgcttgggagcgtgactgaccaggatcaagccaccaatcatatagaacaatatatatagtaaaagtaattgctattaaaccaaaccaaatccatatgaaaggtgttccaaaacataagtaagttatcattgtttagcggaagcgtataaataaaacccatcattatagagtatcaaatgtcataagtgtttgacaagacaatcacgatccaagcccacaacgaccagctcctccctgtgcaagctccatgtatctaacgacctgcaaggcatgtaacagaggatcaacaactagttgagcgagttcacagaaagtaaatgcgtaatagtatattcgtttgtaacatgtggctctactggaccgatagtacgttctattggtgggggcttcccatgttgtataaccactagacaatgcgtaaccataagtgttctacacatcccgagaacagtaatacgtacaagtttacgtaggttttacgtaagtatccttcacaaccgaggataggggtacatgggggtttacgtaggttttacgtaagtgcctgacacaaccgaggcagtagtgagtataattccACGCAGGTTTTacatgagtatccttcacaaccgaggatagcgagtagtctaagtatacgtaggttttacgtatgtgtcctgcacaaccgaggacgatggtatggtagtctagtaacagtgtatgcacgaatctagtcaatctcattccttcaatcccattcccaagcccttgggaatcccatgccttagtaagagtgcgaactcaccttggtttgctcggtatgctatgttatgcactcacaagtaatctgtcaagtcctattgtgtgcacgtgtaataaattaGTTCATGTTCGTATTAATACGCAGGTAATTTATATCATAAAGCGTTTGACAGTTAATGTCATGTACCACATACGATAGAGTTCTTGGTTGATACGAACAAGGTTATTCAGTAACATAAGTAACAGAATCGTCGTGTTTAACAGTATCAACATGATTAACAAGATTTCATGCATAGTATAATGGAGTTAACTAATTACAGAGCTGCTATTTAATGTGTTTGTTGATGAACAGAGTTAAGTTAGGCATGTATACATTAAACATCGGACTATAAGACTCcccctttaaaattcggacatcCAAATCCCTTGATTAAAAACTCGGAcattaagggggggggggttaaaagtcggactagtcACATGGGggttcaaaactcagacaacttaACTTCCACTTGAAAAACTCGGACATGTGGGGGTGGTTGGGGGTCAAAAAGGTCGGACATGGGGAGtggtcacaaaactcggacccttttgATGATTAACAAAGTCGGACATTAACAACATATCAAAGAAAGTCGGACCTATCCCCTTacatacaaaagtcggactatgTCCTTACTAAATAAGAAAACTCGGACCAATTCATATCCCCAAGAAAACTCGGACACCTACATGTTTAAAGATCGGACCACCATCAATTGTTTAAGAAAGTCGGACCCTACTTGCAACATATTAAAACTCGGACCTGATACATATATCACAAAGGTCGGATAGTTGATtcaacaaaactcagacaaggcTTTGAGCCTTTAAAGCTCGGACTATCACATATACACATCAAATAAGTCGGACATGATTAACAACACAAAAATCGGACTAACATCAATCATAATCATGCGACCATTCAACTTTATTGCAATAGTAACAGTTACATCTTTCACGTTTTCAtgattttttttgggtaaagggttaccccggttcACTTTCATATATCACACCCAATAAAAACAAGTAGTAAGGTGATTCCTTACTAGTTCACAATCCTGACATGCCAGGAAAGTGTTAACACGCTAAACGCAAAccacaaacaaaacaaaaacaactcTAGCTACTAACTAGATACAACCAAAAGACACTACATGCTTGGCACATTCCATTTATCTAACAAGGTCAATTTAGACGTAGAGCTCTTGACCTTCACCGAGGCTAGCTTCAATCTAACCGTAGACACAATAGCTTCAGAAATGACATGCACCGTACGCTTCTTTGCTTTAAACAACCTCTGGTTACGCTCTTGCCATATAAAATAAGCAGTTGCCGCTAGGAGTAAACGCCCAATGATGCTTCGCATAGACTTCTTTGAAGGAACTGCAATCAACCAATCAACCATATCCTCCCACTTACTGGACATTAGCTGAATTCCCGCAAAAGATTTAATTGAAGACCAAACCTGCGTCGAGAACGAGCATTGAAAAAACAAGTGATCATGTGAATCCGGTTCCAAACAACACAGCGGACATGATAACCGATTGAGATTAGAAAGGCCTCCTACATCCCATTGCCTTAATTTATCTTGCGTCTTGAGTTTCTGCTTGCAGATGAGCCACGCCAAAAACGCATGTCTCGGAATACAGTTTGCAAACCAAACAATGTCAACCCATGGGACACTAGCACCCTGACTACGGATCGAATTCCACACCAAAGATGCTGAGTAATCCTGTTCGTCTCCCGTACCGTCACACCACACAAGAAAATCAGAACGATTAGAACAAATAGTAGGTGGCTGTATGTTCAATAAGACCGGAAATAAATCCATCCATGCTCTCGGCCACCCCCAATCACCATTATTCAGAATCTCACAAACCTTTGTTTTAAGATTAAAACCCGCATTATGCACCCTTCGCGCTGAGATAAAGTCACACAACGGACCTATAGGTGTCCACCGATCAAACCACGCTGACGTACTAAGACCATCCCCAATCTTCGAGATAATAAAAGGACGAATTCGATCACGAAGGTTCAAAATATTTCGCTACCCGGTTGCACTATTTCCCCTTGACTGAAGCTGCCAGAACGACTGGCCTTTTATTTTGTGCTCATGGATCCAATTTACCCATATAGAATTTCTTCTAGTTAGAAGACTCCATATATGAGTAGTCATTAACGCCATATTCATGTCTCGGATTCTCCTTATACCCAACCCACCTTCAAATTTTGGAAGGCACACATCGGACCATTTAACTTTTGCACGTCCTTTCTTCATTGGATCTTGACACCAGAGAAATGCCCGCATCTTTTTCTCCAGATCATTAATAATACTAGCCGGAAGGATAAAAACGGACGCCCAATAAATATGCATGGAAGATAAAACAGATTTAATCAGCTGAAGGCGACCCGCAAAGGACAAAGTTTTATTTTTCCAGCTATCAATTCTGTCTTCCATCCTTTCCACTAAAATCTTGCAATCTTTGAAAACTAACCTTGAGGATACTAGCGTAACTCCCAAGTATCGAACTGGTAAGGTGCCTTCCTCAAACGGCATCAATTGTAAAATGCTTTGCTTCACCTCCCTACCAACATTACCAAAGAAAACTGTACTCTTCGCCATACTTGGAGTAAGACCCGAAACATTCTTGAATTTCTATAGCCCATCCATGATAACCCTAGCCGAAGAAACATCGCCTCTAGAAAAATAAACAAGTCATCCGCAAAACAGACATTCACAATTCTTTGTTTTTTACAAAGATTATGAAACTTGAAACTGGATGAATTATTCACCAAATTCCTTAAAATGAGCGTTAACGCTTCCATCACCATAGTGAATAAATAAGGAGACATTGGATCACCTTGTCTCAACCCTCTTTTTCCTTGAAAAAAACCATAAATATTACCATTCACTCCAATAGAGAAAGAGACAGTAGTAACACATACCATTATCCAATGGACCATTTTGTGGTGAAAACCAAATCCCACAAGCAACGACTCTAGAAACGACCAATCTACCGTATCATACGCCTTTTGAATATCAACTTTAAACGCACATCTCGGGGGTCCAGTATTACGATGATAATTATGCATCAACTCTTGTGTCAACAAAATATTATCCGAAATACGTCTGCCAGGAACAAAGGCTGATTGATTAATATCCACCACATCGTCCAGCCCATCCTTAATTCTATTTGTAATAATCTTGCTAATGCACTTATAAagaacattacaacaagatatgGGTCGATAATCTAGAACCGAATTAGGAGTATGGACTTTAGGGATGAGAGCCAAGCACCGTGTGATTCAATTCCTTTAGAAGTTTCCCATTAGCAAAAAACTCTTGAATAGCACAAGAGATATCATTTCCTACCACATCCCAAGAATGTTTAAAGAAAGCCGCTGAAAAACCATCTGGGCCTGGCGCCTTGTCATTACCAATAGAGAACATGGCTTCCTTCACTTCTTCTAGCGAAACATCCCGAACCATATGTTATGCCTTCCGCGGACATAACCGCCTATGGAATAATTCATGATCAATGCTTTCTGTAACATTACCCAAAACACCTAAAAACTGCGTAAAATGATCAACCAAAGCTTTCGGGACATCCACACCTTCAAAAACAATACCATGACGATCTTTAATACAATTTATTCGAGTAACATGATTCCTGCACTTGAGAGCATTATGGAAATAAGCTGAATTTGAATCGCCAACATGAAGCCATTCCATCttagatttttgttttaaaaaatgtTCCTCATCCAGTTTGGCATCATTAAAAACACTAACCAAATCAGCCTCTTTATTTCGTAAGTTAACATTCGTCGGATCAGCATCAATAGCCGTTTGAACCTCATCCAATTCCGCCCTTAGCTTAACAACCTTCTCATGCACGTTCCCTTGCTTATACAACAATTTACGCATCGGGGACTTCAGCTGCTTCAAACGTTTCACAACACAATACATACGATTACCTGTGCATGGCAAACTCCACCCTTTCAAGACTTCCTCCCTGAATTCAGGTTTATGAACTAAAAAATTAGCAAACTTAAATGATTTCGGGCTGACTTTTGCAAGACTAGGAAGCTTTAGCACACACGGACTATGATCAGATACACGATAAGGTTGAAACACAGCATGAGCCGATGGAAAATCTACCAGAAACTGAGCATTTCCCATAACTCTATCAATTTTCTTCATAACACCTATGCCTTTCTTCGGCTTTTGAGTCCCAGTATAATGCAGCCCAAACCGATTAATATCTAGAACCTCTATCTGCTCCACACACTCCTTGAAGTCTCTCATAGCCGTTGTAACATTTGATGACCCGAACAAGTTATCCTCCAAATTCAACGAAGCATAAAATCACCCAGCAAAACCCACGGTTTATTACGAACAAAACAACTATGAATCTTTAAATTCTGCCATAAATCCTTCCTTTTAACATAGTTATTATCCGCATAAATAAACGAGCAAAAAAATGATTTATTATCAGCTTTATTAAACACTTGTGTATGCACAACCTGATTTGTTTGAGAGATGACCATTAAATCAGCCACATCCGCATTCCAACCCACAATAATTCTGGTTCCCTTATCACATATCGCACCATTAGAAGTCCAACTCCACCTTCTACATATTTTTTGGCAAACATTATAAACTTTAGCTACATCCATATGAGATTCCAAAATAGCACATACATTAAGATGATTTTCTTTGACAACTTCCTGAACCTCCTTCTGTTTAAGGGAGAGATTCAATCCCCTAATATTCCAAGCTGCGATACTACCCATCTAAACTCACAaaaccgggagtgcttgccccctcagagtTTGGTTTAACACCCGCTTCCATGAATAAAGCGGTTTCATCATAGACCGTTTCAATATTTTCCTCATCATCCACAATCTCTTCCGTACGGGTAACCTGGCAACTATTTGAGTTAACATTTACTAGCTTACTAAGACCATCACCTGCCTTATCCAAAATAGAAAACGGGTTAGACGTAGGAACTGAACTACTCGACGCCTCTCCACTTGAATAATTGCTCGGTTTCTTCTCAATGGGACGATAGATGAAGTTTTGCTTCGGTTTGTTTATTATGATCCCCTTTTTCTTATTATTCTTTCCCTTGTTAACAATAAAACCATCCGCATCTTTTTCTTCCACCGTATCCTTCACAATCTTGACATTCTTTGGGCACTCAGCAAGCTGATGACCAAACACTTTGCAGATCTCACATCTCGGAGGACGCCACTCATACTCCACCTTCATGGTTTCTTTCACATACCCTTCACCTTCTACCATAGGGATAGCAATTTTTAATTCCTCTTTTATTTCCTCTTCAGCCGAGAGTTCAATTAGAGCTCGA is from Helianthus annuus cultivar XRQ/B chromosome 9, HanXRQr2.0-SUNRISE, whole genome shotgun sequence and encodes:
- the LOC110875916 gene encoding uncharacterized protein LOC110875916, with the translated sequence MRDFKECVEQIEVLDINRFGLHYTGTQKPKKGIGVMKKIDRVMGNAQFLVDFPSAHAVFQPYRVSDHSPCVLKLPSLAKVSPKSFKFANFLVHKPEFREEVLKGWSLPCTGNRMYCVVKRLKQLKSPMRKLLYKQGNVHEKVVKLRAELDEVQTAIDADPTNVNLRNKEADLVSVFNDAKLDEEHFLKQKSKMEWLHVGDSNSAYFHNALKCRNHVTRINCIKDRHGIVFEGVDVPKALVDHFTQFLGVLGNVTESIDHELFHRRLCPRKA